The DNA segment ctaaatttgggggtgtgccaCCTTCTCTGCAATTCTACAATTTTTCTTTGCGGccattcattcattattttttttatagatgctataccttgtattcttttgtacatgctacaattttgtgttgcgatatttataattctttgtatacttagaCAAATTTTTTACAACTGAATAATTATTCTTTCCACatgcgttagcctctttacTTTTATCATCCTTTATCAATTATTACGGTAATTCTTGtctttttattttgtgttgttaattgcgctgccatgatgagtagtatgcaTACCGTTAGCAATATTTCTTTATACATTgcattttctgactaacacttagacaattcatcgcaatagctctactttaccttatctatttcaagactctgctcaaaccttcttttcaaaattttgaccaagtgttttgtcttttctgtccaaaacaatgcaatgaggaccttatgtatatttacatttgagggtggggaaggtctgagtagatgcgatcaagcggatGCGGTCATATCAGGCAAATGCGTTCAtcatcattataaaaaaaaatcataaaaactccactatcaacgcaagggaaaatcccaaatatcccaacctgataagagttaagtcgtgaaaggaacttgctcatagttggatgttcgcatgacacccatgggagcaagtcaAAACGGAGATAAGTTTCCAGGATCGATgcaataggaaaaaaaaaataaagaaagaaaatagagaaaataaggataaaagagaCTCATCTGACAAGAAAAAGTAAAACTTGGTTgaggatcaagagttgaagttgagattggtacacaaccgaagttAGATGCTCaaatgacacccgtgggagcaaatcaaaacgaagggtgtaaccattaTCAACATTCTCTAATAAGATGACGCAAACCAGGCCACCGCATAAAGACGCACTtcgttgtttttgcaagaagaggtaaaacgTTCTTCTCAAAACTAGAAGGAAACTTTTGGTAGAGGTTTGTTttagataagaataaagtagagcatatGATGAAAtgttaaaggatagaaggaacttGCGGTGTTAAGTAATTTTGTAGAGGTGGAGAATTCAGAGTAGCCGatcgacgcaaagttaggatGGGAATTGAGCGGAATTGCCTTAGTTGAGgatatgcttaaggacaagcatatatctaaatttaggagtgtgataacttgtagaaatacaagttatttatgttgttttatttagattatacagcaaaaagaaggaaaagttgcttTGACAGTAtaaaaattggcttagaaaaaCGAAAAATTGTGAAGTATCGTGAACACACCAACTAActccattgcgatggcgaaatggaatgttcaagtctttgttttgcaggaaataggtcaccacaTGCATTAATTGCTcaaggacaaaaatgaacaactACACCGCATgcgcgatcgatcgaagatgtgaagaggaACACATTCGTGGGAGATTCtaacaagtgtacagcttttctgttgtacgattctgacattTAATCGTGGAGCAGAGCGAACATTTCCATTACGCCATGGAGGGATTTATCAGAATTTCAGTGTGGGACCACTAATACCGAGAgtcaaggtctataaatagcctccTCGAATTCATTGTTAAGGAGGCTGATCTGAAGAGTCATTACAAagaaaatccgggagaacgacgagaaggctgaaaggtaagtctccaagcaagaaattcttcccattcccgaagctgaagctctgtgcaagaggtcacttctaccgagaaagcaagcctgagagggaagctttccactccatctCATCCACAGGCCGACAAGCACAatgtctccgatcgggatctgtgtcaagacattaacactcttttcgtatttgtttctattctttcattcatctactgtgttcatctttctttaatctttcattcacaatctATACCAAACGCTTAATCTTTagatttaatatcattatcatcattattaccatctctctgttcttttccatacattcatcatccattttctccatcatgtgccactaatcccctgggtaaaggggaaggattaagtgaatgagttaatctttgttaaggaaatcggctgagtttagctaaagcatgctcaacgaCATCTTTACCTATGaaagcaaaagtgaagatgttattccacctatcgagagaaggttggaagaatgggttatctaaagtgagaagtatttccagatatggaaacaaccttgcgttcatcacgttcatccttgtttcaccatagacgtatgggaacgcgaccgatcactgaaaggtgtaagccaagggaaagcggaatcttagttgcgtcctcaacaagaattgacaaacttgcaatgtctttccctcaacccattctctttctgattcattcacaagacttgccattgTATTCACTAGATTATCttgcacaacttcacagccagtcctcaacctgtatcattaatagttaaacatttattttatcatcgcaatttactttaacgcattTTATTTACAACGGAATTTAtgtttcatcgcaatttacttttctgcacaaaaaccaaattctttattctttatgataaaCTGGTCGCttataccacattagtatcgcatctaaacaacaaaaattctcgtgttcgacctcaggtcactctgagaaacttgcgttggaattatactatGTTCCAGTGCatgaaaacttgtgacacgaattacatcatcgcatactacgaagcaGTCATCATCAATGCATATATTTAGTACGTAGTATCGCAACAatatatctttatcgcaaagcacttgagtgCATAGAGCATCATCATTTTCATTCATAAGCAACGCATTAGAtaaagattgtattaatttaatattacaaGTTTTTGTCACCGTTGccgaggacaagagattgattTATTCATTCATCAGTAGTGCATAAGCGATATAGCatgacattttatttttatcgtTACCAAGTTTTTGTCCtcgacaacgacgccaaaaacttgtagaaatacaagttattcgtgaaaggaacctgctcgtagttggatgttcgcatgacacccatgaaaacaagccaaaatgaaggtaggtttTCAGGATCGACgcaatagaaaaaaaaagggagaaaataggaataaaagagacaactcctctgaccaacaaaagtaaaacttggctgAGGATCAAATGTTGAAGTTAAGATTGATACATAACCGtggttggatgctcgcatgacacccgtgggagcaatccaaaacgaagggtgtaatcATGATCAACATTCTCTAATAAGATGATGCAAACCAGGCCACTGCATAAAGACGCACTttgttgtttttgcaagaagagataaaacattcttctcaaaactagaagggaactttgggtagaggtttgttctagataagaataaagtagagcatgtgaAGAATTGTTTAAGGATAGAAGGAACTTGCGGTGTTGATTAATTttgtagaggtggagcattcggagtagccgatcgacgcaaagttaggatGGGAGTTGAGTGGAATTGCCTTAGTCGAAGATatgtttgaggacaagcatatatctaaatttgggggtgtgataacttgtagaaatacaagttatttatacttttttatttagattatgaggcaaaaagaaggaaaagttgcatcgatagtataagaattggcttagaaatacgaaaattgtaaagtgtcctgaacacacccactaaccccattgcgatggcgaaatagaatgtccaagtctttgttttgcaggaaataggtcactgTATATGTTAATTGCTcaaggacaaaaatgaacaatgcatccatacagcatgcgacaatcgatcaagaacgtaGAAAGTTCAACGCAATTGCAGCATGCAGCGATCGATCATGGATTtaagcgatcaacgcatttccaccgcatgctgtaatcaaaacaactacactgcatgcggcgatcgatcgaagatgtgaagagcaacacaTTCGCAGGACTTCTGACGTGTAAAGCTTTCTGTTGTATGATTCTGACAGATTGATCatggagcagagcggacatttccactacgccatggcaggaattatcatATTTACAAAGTAAGACCACCAATACAgagagccaaggtctataaatagcttccttgaattcattGTAAAGGAGGCTAGTTTGAAGAGACATTACAAAGAAAATCCGGGAGAATGACGAGACAAGGCTAAAAGGTAAGTCTCTGAGCAAGAAATTCTTCACATTacgaagctgaagctctgtgcaaaaggtcacttctacaaggaaagcaagcctgagagggaagctttccactctatctcatccacacgccggcaagcacaacaTCTCCAATCGGGATCTGtttcaagacattgacactctttccaaatttgtttctattctttcattcatctactgtgttcatctttctttaatttttcattctCAATCATGTACCAAATGCTTAATCTTTagatttaatatcattatcgtcaTCGTTAGcatctctcttttcttttccatacattcatcatctattttctccatcatgtgtcaCTAATCCCTtgggtaaaggggaaggattaagtgaGTGAGTTAAGCATTGTTAAGGAAATcggctgagtttagctaaagcatgctcgacgacatcttcacctgtgagagcagaagtgaagatgttatccCGCCTAtggagagaaggttggaagaatgcattatcTAAAGCGAGAaatatttccagagatggaaacaaccttgcattcatcacgttcatccccatttcaccatagacgtatgggaacgCGGTCAATCACtaaaaggtgtaagccaagggaaagcggaaccttagttacgtCCTCAACAAGAATTGACAAACTtacgatgtcctttccctcaacccattctctttctgattcattcacaagacttgtcacCACATTCATTAGATTATCTTGCACAACTTCAAAGCCAGTCCTCACCCTGTATCATTAGTAGTttagacatttattttattaacgcattttatttacaacgcaatttacttttcatcgcaatttacatttctaCTAGaccaattctttattctttatgataaaCCAGTCGCATTTACCACCCTAGTATTGCAtctaaacaacaacaatccccgtgttcgacctcaggtcaacttgagaaacttgcgttggaattatacttggttccagcgcaagaaaacttgtgacacgctctacatcatcgcatactacgaagcatattatcatcatcgcatacacttagaacgtagtatcgcaacaATATCTTTATCacaaagcacttgagcgcaaAGAGCATCATCATCTTCAGTCCTTAGCgcataaaaaaaagataaagataaagattataaaaatttattattacaagtttttggcgccgttgccagtGACAAGAGCTTGAATCATTAAGTCATTATTGTGCACATgctttacaaaaataaatttttgttaccaatggataaaaaattatatgaaattttagtaACATGCAAAACATCCCGCAAAACCAAAACCCTCAAACGAAGATAAATTCCCTTTTCGTGCAACAAGTGCGAACAACCCATCTgcaatcctaattcgttcattaCCGGCACTTGGACAATATGAGAGAAACTGATCAGAGGTACCAGTAAGATGGTCTGTCGCCCCTGAGTCAACAATCCAAGATTTTTTTCCGTTAATACTAATAAGACCAAAAGACTAGATATTTCCTGACTGGGCGATGGCACTGACTCCAATCGTACTCAGGCTGGTCGTACTATCTGTTGAGGGTTGCTGCTGAGGATTCTTATTTATCAAGTCACTCACAAGGGCCTGTCCAGATATTGATTTGTCATGTGGCTGGCGATGTTTACTGTTTGGGGGCCGTCCATGTAGCTTCCAACACTGGTCCTTTGTATGCCATAACTTTTTACAATGCTCACGGACCGGAGTGGGCCTTTTATCGCTGTTAATGCTGGAGGACTTAGTGGCAAAAGCATCAGTAGAGGTAATGACTGGGTTATTCCTTTCAATTGATCTATCTTCCTCTAGGCGTATTCCTGAGCAAACTTCCATGAGAGAGGGAGTAGGGCGTTGCCCCAGAATCCGACTCCGAATGGCATCAAACTTCAAATTTAGTATGGCCAGGAAGTCATAGACACGATCtgcttcttcaatttttgcaTACTGTGCTCCGTCATGAGCACATTTCTAGATTGTCTCCTTACAAAGATCCATCTCCTGCCACAAAAGAGTCATTTGATTAATATAGGACTTTACGTCCATAGTGCCTTGCTTACATTCATGTGCCTGTTTTCGTAACGTATAGAGTCGGGATGCATTCTGCCTCTTTGaataaaattgttgaacaaCGTCCCAAATATCCTTGGTAGTTGCAGCATAGAGTAACGGTCTGCCAATCTGAGGTTCCATACTGTTAATCAGAACAGATCTCAACAACGAGTCTTCTCCCTTCCAGATCCGCTCCTGAGGGTCTTTTGGAATGGGCTTAGGTATCTCTTCAGTCAAGTATTCAAACTTATGACGTCTTTTCAAGGCCATTCTGATGGATTGAGACTAGGAAAAGTAGTTCTGGCCATTCAATTTCTCTCCAGTAATAAACCCTGCAGAATTTCCCATGGATCCATAAAGGATTTTTATAGTGGGTAAAATAGGGAAAGAATTTATCCAGTTTACAGAGTATATTGGTATGTTGGCCGAGAAATCTGGTTGAGAGTTTGTCCCAAGAATCGTACTGAAATCTGCAAGCTACTGTTGTAGATGGGCAAAACGCCATTGGAGATCACTTGTAGACCCTCAAAAAAGCTGATGTGCAAATCCGACTGCCGGCGCCATCGGAGCAGGCTGCTGATGAGAAGTCGCACGGACTGTTGATTTTGCTCGACGACAGCAAGCAGGACTGGAAGAGATGAAGGTTGCGACTGGCGGGATCTGCTTCGGATGGCTTGTCGCACCAGCTGGGTCGACCGATGAGAGGTGTGGCTAGAGTCCTGCGGTTGGAATCGCGGCAGTTGGGAGTGGTCGAGCGGCTGGAAAACATCAGGGTCGCACGGTTGGTACATCCATGTTGGTTGGGAGTGATCGAGCGGCTAGAAAACGCCAGGGTCGCACGGTTGGACAATTTCTGGTTCGGCTACGGTTGGGATCTGGTCGGTTGGGGATGGACGGCTGGAACTGGGCCGATTAGGGTTAGGGTCTGAAACGGATTGGATGATTTTCGGCAGCGCGGCTTGGAGGTATTGTTCCACGGCTTCCCGAATGGCTTTGGTGATATTGGCTTCCCAACTAGTTCCAATGGAGGTTGCTAATGGAGAATCTAGTCTATTTTCATCAATGATGACTAGGATTTTGTCgccatgctctaataccatgttgaaaaaagaggaagaaaggaaCATAAGATTTACATGAAAAACCCTAGATCAGgtagaaaaaaccacgatagagactgatttttattattaattctgaTACACAAAATACAAGAGAATAGACCAAATAAATAGACTAATGGGAAGCCCTAGAGTACATACAATTACTAAAATACCCCTAGGGTTATGAGCTGTTTTTTGACACTAACTACTTACCAACATCATTAAAAtacataaaatgaattaaagaccttcaatggAAGTAGGAGGAATGCAAGAAAAAAAACACCAATTGTGTCGAGGTACAAGTAAATATTTCTTTGGAGTCCCATTCTTAATCAAGAAAAGAAACCCAAAAAATGTTCTTGAACGTGTGATTTCTACATCCTAACTAAAGCTCTGATCAACAATACTTGCTCACATGGCTGAAATTTTTTTCAcagtaaaaaattgtaaatactATCCTATAGAAAACATAAaactatatttaatttcatcCAAATGGTAACCATCTTGAAGCCTAAAGGCTAGATTTTCAACCTATAACTTGGATGCAAAACTACCATGAGGCTTTCTGTGTTCAATATAGTCTAAAATATGTAAGCTGGCTGAAACCCAAAAACCTACGGGACGGGCATAAGCAAAAGGTCTCGCATAGGACAAAATGATCTAGAAGAATAAAGCATTGCATCTTCCTAATTACCAAGTTGAAGTTGAGAAATCTTTAATGCAAGCATGAAGATGGAAGAAGAATTAACTATtatgtacaagttaattaagTACCCACTTCTCCCCTCATTAACTTTATGCTCACCTCCCGACTGTGATTGACAACTCCTACGTAACCAAGTCGTAGAGGAATCACTTTTCCTAGTAAAGGATTTCGTGCATCTGTAGAATGGAACAAATAAAATCAGAATGCGGATTTTGTCTTAAAAGTATTTAAGTAAAAAATGACTAGACTGAGCAAATGGTATATCACCTTTGTGACCACACCACTGGTTCTTATAGCTGTCAGTAGAAATAAAACgttaaaagagttaaaaaaaaaaaaaaaaaaaaaaaaaaaaaaaaaaaaaaaaaaaaaaaaaaaaaaaaagatcttaTACAAAGTAGAACTTCGCCGATAGTATCAGCATTTCTTGCAATCTAAAGAATGTTTGGATTAGCTAAATCGAATATGCCTCGTTAACACAAAACCATTCCTCCGTCATTTGAAGAAAATGGAGTAAATTAAGTTATATACAATATCAAAAATCATTCTCTCTTCTAATGCACATCCCAATCAAAGATGACTTTGGAAAAGAtaaaacaataagtcatagctGCTATAATTCATTGAACAAGTAGACAATAATAAGAAACCAACTCACTTAAAGTAAATGAAATGAGCAGAAGCAAATTAAAATCTTAAGCGAGCTCCACACTCTGACAGAAATGAAATTCTCTCCCGACGAATTAGATGCAAATCAATTATGCAACAAGAAAAAATAACCTAATTGGCTTATTCTCAATCGTGGTCATCCAGGCACAAAGAAGAATTAATTGCTAAAGGGtatatttcttgtagtgaagaATCAATAGCAATGAAGCACCAATGCCATTTTTTGATTGGATTGATATACTAAAtgttataaatcatattaatgttaaacaagttttcataaacatcaAATCTCTACTCGCTATCTTCAGCAAAGGATGTTTTTATAATCAAACCAcgtcaataaaaaaaaagaatattaacTGATTCTTTTAGCAAGCAGAAAATAGATGGGTTTATTGGATCATCATCTTCAACTAAGGGTTTAGggcttcaaattttctttttgaaaattccaccgaaattttaaaaatggtttaaGAGTACCCAGTGCTtgaaaaatacaagaaaaaatgACAATAGCTTTGAGAGCGAAAAGGGGGAAAACAAGAGAAATTGAAGGTAACAATTAACAAAAATCAAGTCTTCTAAAACCTACCTCGAAGAAGATCGTTTGCCACCCAAAACCACTCTGCTCAATAAAGGATCTCCACCGCCCAGAACCACTCAATTGGTACTAGACCTGTCGCTGAGAATCCGCCGCCACCAGTTCCAATCTATCGTCAGTCCCTACCCTCCCTCCATCGCTGGGATTAGATCCATCGCCATGGATCTTCATCATTGctcattgtttaaatttgatgcAAAAAGGGCTATATGCAACGGCTATAGAAAAacctttttcttgtagtgatgctTTCATATCATCTGGATCACGCTATTTAGTTGTGATCtcgattcattcatgtacccctacAAAACTTTGGGCGTTACATGCCCACTAGCTTCCGCTTGGTTTGTCCCCGAACCACATCTTACTAGGAGAGGTTTTGTTCTGATACCATCTGCAATGTTCAAGGCCCAGGATtcaaaatcatattcaaaatctaATGGCCCTGACATTCCCCTGCATCCTTTATGACCTAGCAACGTCATCCTTATTTGTCATGTACAAGAAAAAATACTATCGTCATAAATCAAGATGAGTTCTTTTAGCATGTTTTGTCATCACAAACATGCTTCCTAGGAAAATTTCAAAGAGGTCACCCATCATAGGATTGCTCCAAACTAAGCAGCATAATTTTGGAGTTCCTATGATTGAGTCGCCGAAAAGGAAGACAGACCTTGTTGATATAGGTCGTGACGTTCACTTCTTTTAAGTCTTTCTTAAAATCATAACCTCAAGATCCCTCTCATTCGAATGTGATATGGGTACGTTCACATCCCTCTCCTAAACTTGGGGCGTTATAGTTTGAATCAAATGGGGATAGTAGCCTTTttttgtgaaacccggatttcaaTTTCCATGCTTAAACAGGTGattaaaggaattaactaagtggaagttaaatcctatgttgaagaaaaggaaaatttctaagtggtgaatagattttccttgagtagcttcgagataagccttaactagtgaaaatttggctaagtgtgaagTCAAAAAGGAACCATGCATTAggtgttaggaaacattaacgCATGAGATGAGGCTGAGTTAATAAAGGTTTAAAAGAGATTAAGCATTGAAGCCAAGGGGCAACCATGCGTTGAGCTGTGAGGTTGGATGTATGTTGGCCGAggtattggcaagaggcattgccaaggGCTGCTCATGCGTTGAGGATGCGTGAGTGAGAGAACGAGACATTGCTATGTGCAGGCGCTGAATAATGCAttagacgatcatgtaccttcAGACGGGGCTAAACCATGTGAAGAGATGTGCTACACGAtagagctacacgataggcaaaggcactacacgatcagtgTAAGCACTAGATGATAAGCGCAGAAAATAAACgatagcgctagacgatagcactagaCAATAGTGTTAAGTGTTGAGCGGGAGCTACACTATGAGTGCAGACACTGGACAATGTGTTAGGCGCGGGCGCTGGGCGATAGACTACACGATTGTGCTACACAATGAGCGCGAGCACTATACCATAAGcagatgcgttagacgatgggCGTGATGCGTTAAACGATAGgcgtcagcgctacacgatggatCTAAATGATAGGCATAGcagctatgcgataggctataTGCGAGATCATTAAGAGTGAGAGATCACTAGACGATTGAGCTACATGATCGGGCGTTAGTGCTATGCAATGGACGCAGGCACTAGATGATTACAGCGAGAGATAAGGAGAGGGCTGAATGTTAAGAGACAGCGAGAGATTCATTGGACAATGGTGTTATGTGATGAAGTGCAAGAGCTGCATGATGGACTAAATGATAAAGTGGTGCTAAGGCTTGCGTTACACAAGGCTGATGAGTTGTGAAACTcggattttcatttttcctacttaagcaggtgataaaaggaattaactaagtgaaagttaaatcctatgttgaagagaaggaaatttctaaatgttgaatagattttccttgagtagttttcaGTTAAGTCTTAATtggtgaaatttggctaagtgtaaagtCAAAAAGGAACCGTGCGATGAGTGTTGGGAGACATTAATGCATAAGATGAGAAGAAAGGCAACCATGCATTTGTAAGGTTGGTAGCATGTTGGCCGAAGCATTGCCAAGAGTTGCCCATGCGTTGAGAATGCATGAACAAGAGCGGAAagagcgagatgttgagcgCAAGGCGGATGTTGGTAGGCactgaacgatcgtgtagcaatgcgggGAGCTACATGATGagataggcgatcgtgtaggcgggcactgaacgatcgtgtagcaatgcacGGATCTAagcgatgcgctagacgatcgtgtagatgcgTGCAACGTTAAGCGATGAGGAataagcgctagacgatcaggctATACAATAGGCAAAGTACTGCACGATCAGTGTaagtgctagacgataagcgtggAACCTGGGCAATAGCACTATACGATAGCGTTAAGCATTAAGTGATGCGCGAGCGCTAAGCGATAGATTACACGATGACGTTACGTG comes from the Benincasa hispida cultivar B227 chromosome 5, ASM972705v1, whole genome shotgun sequence genome and includes:
- the LOC120077255 gene encoding uncharacterized protein LOC120077255, which gives rise to MALKRRHKFEYLTEEIPKPIPKDPQERIWKGEDSLLRSVLINSMEPQIGRPLLYAATTKDIWDVVQQFYSKRQNASRLYTLRKQAHESQYAKIEEADRVYDFLAILNLKFDAIRSRILGQRPTPSLMEVCSGIRLEEDRSIERNNPVITSTDAFATKSSSINSDKRPTPVREHCKKLWHTKDQCWKLHGRPPNSKHRQPHDKSISGQALVSDLINKNPQQQPSTDSTTSLSTIGVSAIAQSGNI